The Amblyomma americanum isolate KBUSLIRL-KWMA chromosome 5, ASM5285725v1, whole genome shotgun sequence genome window below encodes:
- the LOC144135122 gene encoding uncharacterized protein LOC144135122 has protein sequence MAGVVTILIALVGLHISSANEHPFTLSAGLCPGAPEADWTEAIKASLRRMPNNVTLPSPFVEDTVAGVRIGQGFLTGLGTLWTYKPYYTYCTGNDSFIEVSAFAHEPLVAEMKWKTCSGASGQLGIKATAKQLRLIFKVLPTTEDATRVELSKIHADVLEDAELYLTGAPKGLTTTVSFVSFLMKYHVENLWRMLFRLDGRYLASSHH, from the exons ATGGCCGGAGTGGTGACCATTCTTATTGCCCTCGTTGGACTGCACATTAGCAGCGCCAATGAGCATCCATTCACCCTCTCAGCAG GACTCTGCCCGGGCGCTCCTGAAGCGGATTGGACAGAGGCCATAAAGGccagcctgcgcaggatgcccaACAACGTCACTCTTCCCTCCCCCTTCGTTGAGGACACGGTGGCGGGCGTTCGTATTGGACAAGGATTTCTTACGGGCCTCGGCACATTGTGGACGTACAAACCTTACTACACGTACTGCACCGGAAATGACAGCTTCATCGAGGTTAGCGCTTTCGCCCATGAGCCTCTGGTCGCCGAAAtgaaatggaagacctgtagCGGAGCGTCCGGACAGCTGGGAATAAAG GCAACGGCCAAGCAACTGCGGCTGATCTTCAAGGTCCTTCCGACCACCGAGGACGCCACTCGTGTGGAACTTTCCAAGATCCATGCTGATGTTTTGGAAGATGCTGAGCTCTACTTGACCGGAGCCCCCAAAGGCCTCACTACGACCGTGAGCTTTGTCAGCTTCCTGATGAAATACCATGTGGAGAACCTCTGGAGGATGCTTTTCCGCTTGGATGGACGATACCTCGCCTCGAGCCACCATTAG